In the Pseudothauera hydrothermalis genome, one interval contains:
- the traJ gene encoding conjugal transfer transcriptional regulator TraJ has product MMKETSRKRRHHLRVPVLPEEKIHIEQQAKQAGMSVARYLREVGQGYQIKGVTDYQRVRELARINGDLGRLGGLLKLWLTDDVRTAAFSPETIHRLLARIEATQDQMTLVMRTIVRPQADQ; this is encoded by the coding sequence ATGATGAAAGAGACGAGCCGCAAACGCCGACACCATCTTCGGGTTCCGGTACTGCCTGAAGAGAAAATCCATATCGAACAGCAGGCCAAGCAGGCCGGAATGAGCGTTGCCCGTTATTTGCGGGAGGTGGGTCAGGGCTACCAAATCAAGGGCGTCACGGATTACCAGCGGGTGCGAGAGCTTGCCCGCATCAATGGTGACCTCGGTCGTCTGGGAGGGCTGCTCAAGCTGTGGCTAACCGACGATGTGAGAACCGCAGCTTTCAGTCCGGAAACGATCCACCGCCTCCTGGCAAGGATCGAGGCCACCCAGGACCAGATGACCCTGGTAATGAGGACCATTGTTCGGCCTCAGGCTGATCAGTGA